A genomic stretch from Bifidobacterium sp. ESL0769 includes:
- a CDS encoding type II toxin-antitoxin system RelB/DinJ family antitoxin yields MDMNARIQIRTNKELKEEATELLESIGLDLTTAINMTLKQIVNTRSLPFEPKAPTFENAVLSTMDEPVIAVKDDDAFARLIADA; encoded by the coding sequence ATGGATATGAACGCAAGAATCCAGATTAGGACTAATAAGGAGCTCAAGGAAGAGGCAACAGAACTCTTGGAATCGATAGGGCTTGATTTGACCACGGCGATTAATATGACGCTCAAACAAATCGTCAATACCAGAAGTCTGCCTTTCGAACCGAAAGCACCAACGTTCGAAAATGCTGTCTTGTCAACCATGGATGAACCGGTGATTGCAGTCAAAGATGATGACGCATTTGCGAGGTTGATAGCCGATGCGTGA
- a CDS encoding LacI family DNA-binding transcriptional regulator encodes MTTIKEVAKKAGASVTAVSMALNHREEGHVKKELAEHIRETAKKMGYRPNPLARSLRTSRTHTIGFISEEIATTPYAGEMILGAQDAASELGYMMLLVNTDGNANEATEIAALKRYGVDGYLYAKMYDRVSNIPKALSGEHTVLIDATSSDGRVPYIVPDEVAMGYDATTYLIKSGAKRIAYIGCSENLLAEPLRVRGYEKALKDAGRPIDPELNVGINKNDGGLKAVSELFDRKHPDAFFCFNDARTWYVYQCAAQRGLEVGRDISVVGIDNNRIIKETFEPQPTTIALPHYEMGYWGARKLISMIEDRALGPGKSKKTVAAIPPLDAPSPVRIRCTLLERGSVANRGTTARKK; translated from the coding sequence ATGACCACAATCAAAGAGGTAGCCAAGAAGGCCGGGGCGTCGGTGACCGCCGTTTCGATGGCACTGAACCACCGCGAGGAAGGGCACGTCAAGAAGGAACTTGCCGAGCACATCCGCGAAACCGCCAAGAAAATGGGTTACCGTCCCAATCCTCTCGCCCGCTCCCTGCGCACCAGCCGCACGCATACCATCGGTTTCATCAGCGAGGAAATCGCGACTACCCCGTACGCCGGCGAGATGATTTTGGGCGCACAGGACGCCGCGAGCGAGCTGGGCTACATGATGCTTCTGGTCAACACCGACGGCAACGCCAACGAAGCCACCGAAATCGCCGCGCTCAAACGATACGGCGTGGACGGCTACCTTTACGCCAAAATGTATGACAGAGTTTCGAATATACCGAAGGCACTTTCCGGCGAACACACCGTCCTCATCGATGCCACGTCATCCGACGGGCGCGTACCGTACATCGTCCCCGACGAAGTCGCCATGGGCTATGACGCCACCACCTATCTCATCAAGTCCGGCGCCAAGCGCATCGCCTACATCGGCTGCAGCGAAAACCTGCTCGCCGAGCCGCTGCGCGTGCGAGGCTACGAAAAAGCGCTGAAAGACGCCGGCCGCCCAATCGACCCGGAGCTCAACGTCGGTATCAATAAAAACGACGGCGGGCTCAAAGCCGTCTCGGAACTTTTCGACCGCAAGCATCCCGACGCCTTCTTCTGCTTCAACGACGCCCGCACCTGGTACGTCTACCAATGCGCGGCACAGCGCGGGCTCGAGGTCGGCCGCGACATTTCCGTGGTCGGCATCGACAATAACCGCATCATCAAAGAGACCTTCGAGCCGCAGCCGACCACCATCGCACTGCCACATTACGAAATGGGCTATTGGGGCGCCCGCAAGCTGATCTCGATGATCGAAGACCGCGCTCTGGGCCCAGGCAAAAGCAAGAAAACCGTCGCCGCCATCCCGCCACTCGATGCGCCGAGCCCCGTGCGCATCCGTTGCACCTTGCTCGAGCGCGGTTCCGTGGCCAATCGCGGAACTACCGCCCGCAAAAAGTAA
- a CDS encoding DUF1516 family protein, protein MVWSWMHLVVGVVLIVAVAVGLLGPVRMTKIWAMIARVCYILIILSGIFLIVHAWPHITVLLVVKIILAVVLIALAEIGFAKKSKDTATAMAIWLPIALVVVVMVVGLVVSHGFPLVLL, encoded by the coding sequence ATGGTTTGGTCTTGGATGCATTTGGTTGTCGGCGTGGTGCTGATCGTCGCGGTGGCCGTGGGGCTTTTGGGGCCGGTGAGGATGACGAAGATCTGGGCGATGATTGCCCGCGTCTGCTACATTCTCATTATTCTGAGCGGCATTTTCCTGATTGTGCACGCTTGGCCGCATATCACTGTGCTGTTGGTGGTGAAGATTATCCTTGCGGTCGTGCTGATTGCGCTGGCGGAAATCGGCTTCGCAAAGAAAAGCAAGGATACGGCGACGGCTATGGCCATTTGGTTGCCGATCGCGCTTGTCGTTGTGGTCATGGTGGTCGGTCTCGTGGTCTCCCATGGTTTCCCGCTCGTCCTGCTGTAG
- a CDS encoding DUF1524 domain-containing protein, with protein sequence MVLAMALAIGVAPDSALADTTAAGGQAATTVLDTLPVKGRAPKTGYKRTQFGRAWADVDRNGCDTRNDILGRDLKDKKFKAGTNDCKVMSGTLDDPYTGKTIHFKQGKKTSAKVQIDHVVALSNAWQTGAQKITADQRKQMANDPYNLLAVDGPANQQKSDGDAATWLPKNKSYRCSYVSRQIGVKHKYDLWVTKAEKAAMQRVLASCPVQTVPADDGPFAQNGVASQSGASNGSAAGGSANSGQANNGNAGSAQPAAPAPAPAPVPAAPAAGQGGGDVYYQNCDAVRAAGKAPIYAGQPGYRAALDRDHDGVGCE encoded by the coding sequence ATGGTATTGGCCATGGCGCTCGCGATTGGCGTTGCTCCTGATTCTGCGCTCGCGGATACCACGGCTGCGGGGGGACAAGCGGCCACGACGGTGCTTGATACGTTGCCGGTCAAGGGGCGCGCGCCGAAAACCGGGTACAAGCGTACGCAATTCGGGCGTGCTTGGGCCGACGTGGACCGCAACGGGTGCGACACCCGCAACGACATTCTGGGGCGCGACCTCAAAGACAAGAAGTTCAAGGCAGGAACCAACGATTGCAAGGTGATGTCGGGCACGCTCGATGACCCGTATACCGGCAAGACCATTCACTTCAAGCAGGGTAAGAAGACTTCCGCCAAAGTGCAGATCGATCACGTTGTCGCGCTTTCCAACGCTTGGCAGACCGGTGCGCAAAAGATAACCGCCGACCAGCGCAAGCAGATGGCCAACGACCCGTACAACCTACTGGCGGTCGACGGGCCTGCGAACCAGCAGAAAAGCGACGGCGACGCGGCCACTTGGCTGCCGAAGAACAAGTCTTACCGCTGCTCGTACGTTTCGCGGCAAATTGGCGTGAAACACAAGTATGATCTGTGGGTCACCAAGGCTGAAAAGGCCGCGATGCAGCGCGTGCTTGCTTCTTGTCCGGTGCAGACTGTTCCCGCAGATGATGGCCCCTTCGCCCAAAACGGGGTGGCGTCTCAGAGCGGCGCGTCGAACGGCAGCGCTGCGGGCGGGTCCGCAAATTCCGGTCAGGCGAATAATGGGAATGCCGGTTCTGCTCAGCCTGCTGCGCCCGCGCCCGCTCCGGCTCCGGTTCCCGCCGCGCCCGCCGCTGGGCAAGGTGGCGGCGACGTCTACTACCAGAACTGTGACGCCGTCCGTGCCGCAGGCAAGGCTCCGATTTATGCCGGTCAGCCCGGCTATCGTGCCGCCTTGGATCGCGACCACGATGGTGTTGGCTGCGAATGA
- a CDS encoding NAD(P)-dependent alcohol dehydrogenase, with the protein MKAVMFEAYKTFPALREVDKPTPGPGEVLLKVAGAGCCHSDVSVFRDYTPETGNQTKPPFILGHETSGWVEEVGTGVTGFNKGDAYLVYGPTGCGHCKRCVAGEENYCENMATNDSLAIGLGRDGGMAEYMTVPARNLVPLGDADPIAAAPLADAALTPYHAIKAALPHLQGGGKYALVIGLGGLGQIAIQILKAITGATIIATDMKPEAMAKAKEKGAIVVEGDENEVANIRKITGGRGVDAAFDFVGIAPTIAAAQAASAIDSRVTIVGIAGGKASYDWYTNPWQQELTSVYWGSMPELHEVAALYRQGLITPEVETYSMDNALDAYHKLVDGKLSKRAVVVPHMGE; encoded by the coding sequence ATGAAAGCCGTTATGTTCGAAGCGTATAAGACATTCCCCGCGTTGAGGGAGGTCGACAAGCCGACTCCAGGGCCGGGTGAGGTATTGCTGAAGGTCGCTGGCGCTGGCTGCTGCCATTCCGACGTTTCCGTGTTCCGCGACTACACCCCCGAGACCGGCAATCAGACCAAGCCTCCGTTCATCCTCGGTCATGAGACCTCCGGCTGGGTCGAAGAGGTCGGCACCGGAGTCACCGGTTTCAACAAGGGCGATGCCTATCTGGTTTACGGCCCCACCGGCTGCGGCCACTGCAAGCGCTGCGTCGCAGGTGAAGAGAACTACTGCGAGAACATGGCCACCAACGATTCCCTGGCCATCGGCCTCGGACGCGACGGCGGCATGGCCGAGTACATGACCGTCCCTGCGCGTAACCTCGTGCCGCTGGGCGACGCCGATCCGATCGCCGCGGCCCCGCTCGCCGACGCCGCGCTGACTCCGTACCACGCCATCAAGGCCGCGCTGCCGCACCTGCAGGGTGGCGGCAAGTACGCGCTGGTCATCGGCCTCGGCGGCCTGGGCCAGATCGCTATCCAGATCTTGAAGGCCATCACCGGCGCCACCATCATCGCCACCGACATGAAGCCCGAAGCCATGGCCAAGGCCAAGGAGAAGGGAGCCATCGTCGTTGAGGGCGATGAGAACGAAGTTGCCAACATCCGCAAGATCACCGGTGGCCGCGGCGTTGACGCAGCCTTCGATTTCGTGGGCATCGCACCGACCATCGCCGCTGCGCAGGCCGCTTCCGCCATCGATTCGCGCGTGACCATCGTCGGCATCGCCGGCGGCAAGGCTTCCTATGACTGGTACACCAACCCGTGGCAGCAGGAGCTCACCAGCGTCTACTGGGGCTCCATGCCTGAGCTGCACGAGGTCGCCGCGCTCTATCGTCAAGGCCTCATCACCCCCGAGGTGGAGACCTACTCGATGGACAACGCGCTCGACGCCTACCACAAGCTGGTCGACGGCAAGCTCTCCAAGCGCGCCGTAGTCGTTCCCCACATGGGTGAGTGA
- a CDS encoding TetR/AcrR family transcriptional regulator, whose translation MSNASRMTSYQRREQLITVGRGLFAAKGYEAVSVEEIAAAAKVSKPIVYEHFGGKEGLYAVIVDREMQKLTSTLIDALSAGDIHPRQIVERTALALLTYIEENSEGFNVLVRDSPTTDPAGSFSSLLGDVSLRVEEILTRAFKQHKLPAKGVPYYAQMLVGMTVFTGQYWAANQKKISKEQLAAHIVNLAWHGLSRLEAKPKLQFENDLNGKGDNKDGAENTDTEDSVVEGIDAKDVDAKDASNGNDSHDAKSA comes from the coding sequence ATGTCGAATGCTTCCAGAATGACTTCGTACCAGCGCCGAGAACAGCTCATCACCGTCGGGCGCGGGCTTTTCGCCGCCAAGGGCTACGAAGCGGTGAGCGTGGAGGAGATCGCCGCCGCCGCGAAGGTCTCGAAGCCCATTGTTTACGAGCATTTTGGAGGCAAGGAAGGGCTTTACGCCGTCATCGTCGACCGCGAAATGCAAAAACTGACCAGCACATTAATCGACGCACTTTCTGCCGGCGACATCCATCCGCGCCAAATCGTGGAACGTACGGCACTCGCGCTGCTTACGTATATAGAGGAGAACTCCGAGGGCTTCAATGTGCTCGTGCGCGACTCCCCCACCACCGATCCGGCCGGCTCGTTCAGCTCGTTGCTCGGGGACGTGAGCCTGCGCGTCGAGGAAATCCTTACGAGGGCGTTCAAACAGCACAAGCTGCCGGCGAAAGGCGTGCCGTATTATGCGCAAATGCTCGTGGGCATGACCGTTTTCACCGGGCAGTATTGGGCCGCGAACCAAAAGAAAATCAGCAAGGAACAGCTTGCCGCACACATCGTCAACCTCGCCTGGCACGGACTTTCGCGCCTTGAAGCCAAGCCGAAGCTGCAGTTCGAGAATGATCTGAACGGCAAGGGCGATAATAAAGATGGCGCCGAAAACACTGACACCGAAGATTCTGTTGTCGAAGGCATCGACGCCAAAGACGTTGATGCCAAAGACGCCAGCAATGGCAATGATTCCCACGATGCCAAATCCGCATAA
- a CDS encoding glycosyltransferase family 2 protein — MPQTSSKTLTFVVPAFNMDTYLERCVSSLTANPDSDDIEVLIVDDGSSDGTPELADRLAASKPGIIHVIHQKNKGHGGAVNTGIANAEGMYLKVVDADDWVGAESLKQLMDVMRRQRGASEPIDMFVTDYVYDKVGKKRKHVVKFDNVMEADRRLSWDDLKHFGIAQYMIMHALIFRTEVLRAAQTQLPEHTFYVDFIYAYQPFPWVKSLMYISTPLYHYFIGRDGQSVQTDVMIRRVDQLVRVNRAMVAATPERGNVPDGLYRYMIHFLSIESVVASVFLILSRNPANYQIKRELWEHQRAVSPRIARDVRRQLPSRAINLPGSVGRWIIRMGYHVAENIIGFN; from the coding sequence ATGCCGCAAACTAGCTCGAAAACGCTTACTTTCGTTGTGCCCGCGTTCAATATGGACACCTACCTTGAGCGTTGCGTCTCGTCGCTGACCGCAAATCCCGACAGCGACGACATCGAAGTGCTCATCGTCGACGACGGCTCTTCGGACGGCACCCCGGAGCTCGCGGACAGGCTTGCGGCTTCGAAACCCGGCATCATTCATGTCATCCACCAGAAAAACAAAGGGCACGGCGGGGCGGTCAACACCGGCATCGCCAACGCTGAAGGCATGTACTTAAAGGTCGTCGACGCCGATGATTGGGTAGGTGCGGAATCCCTTAAGCAGCTCATGGACGTAATGCGTCGACAGCGCGGGGCCAGCGAGCCGATTGACATGTTCGTCACCGATTACGTTTACGACAAGGTCGGCAAGAAACGCAAGCACGTCGTCAAATTCGACAATGTGATGGAGGCGGACCGGCGGCTTAGCTGGGACGATCTCAAGCATTTCGGCATCGCACAATACATGATTATGCATGCGCTGATTTTCCGTACGGAAGTCCTGCGGGCGGCGCAGACCCAGCTCCCCGAGCACACCTTCTACGTCGATTTCATCTACGCCTACCAGCCGTTCCCGTGGGTCAAATCGCTCATGTATATCAGCACGCCGCTCTACCACTACTTCATCGGGCGCGACGGGCAGAGCGTGCAGACCGACGTGATGATTCGGCGTGTGGACCAGCTCGTGCGCGTCAACCGCGCAATGGTCGCCGCCACCCCTGAGCGTGGCAACGTGCCCGACGGGCTTTATCGCTATATGATTCATTTCCTTTCCATCGAGAGCGTGGTGGCGAGCGTCTTCCTCATTCTTTCGCGCAACCCCGCGAATTACCAGATCAAGCGGGAACTTTGGGAACATCAGCGGGCCGTTTCCCCGCGAATCGCACGCGATGTACGGCGGCAGCTACCTTCCCGGGCCATCAACCTGCCAGGCTCTGTAGGCCGTTGGATTATCCGTATGGGATATCACGTTGCGGAAAATATCATCGGATTTAACTAA
- a CDS encoding DUF1516 family protein, which translates to MVALAAMTIGVLGPQNMVENWAMVARVCYIVLMVSAVPTIPHAWRTNWPMAIVKIVAAIGLIGMCEVAFVHRLHGAAPLQTVWMPLLFGVVVFALGLWLARGKHRGKTPATR; encoded by the coding sequence GTGGTGGCATTGGCTGCGATGACTATCGGAGTGCTCGGGCCGCAGAATATGGTCGAGAACTGGGCTATGGTGGCGCGCGTTTGCTACATCGTCCTGATGGTGAGCGCGGTGCCGACGATTCCGCACGCCTGGCGTACCAACTGGCCGATGGCCATCGTCAAGATTGTTGCGGCGATTGGGCTCATCGGTATGTGCGAGGTCGCGTTCGTCCATCGACTTCACGGTGCAGCACCGCTGCAGACGGTTTGGATGCCTCTGCTTTTCGGTGTCGTCGTTTTCGCGCTCGGCCTCTGGCTTGCGCGTGGCAAGCACCGCGGAAAGACGCCGGCGACACGGTGA
- a CDS encoding type II toxin-antitoxin system YafQ family toxin: MREIAYNPAFLRDVKRLKRKHYDMSKLLEVEKVLRRGDATILTTQYKDHRLVGNLSPFRELHIAPDWLLVYRVDGEKIILARTGSHDGLL, encoded by the coding sequence ATGCGTGAAATTGCCTATAACCCTGCCTTTCTGCGTGATGTAAAACGGCTGAAGCGTAAGCATTATGATATGTCGAAACTTCTCGAGGTTGAGAAGGTCCTTCGTCGCGGAGATGCGACGATACTGACGACTCAATATAAGGATCATCGGCTGGTTGGTAATCTTTCGCCGTTCAGGGAATTGCATATTGCTCCTGATTGGCTGCTTGTTTATAGGGTTGATGGTGAAAAGATTATTCTTGCGCGAACTGGAAGTCACGACGGTTTGCTTTGA
- a CDS encoding C69 family dipeptidase translates to MPCTTLLVGKNASYDGSTMIARDDDSGHGRYDPKRLVAVRPEDQPRHYRSVLSHVEIELPDNPCAYLIAPNALRNRGILAEAGVSVRNVAMSATETIAVNERVLGADPMVVLHTIPVRGGSVVVGAANGDGVNTGRDSIADTGADANAKPSVAAFWASVGEPKPYDSDVADDIANCGLDAYLNRNSDGSRSAASASSASGVASATDARNAVTGSSAASAGKTTAGSLATSSAANFAASASSSANVVSATGASTADVRREVPGGIGEEDLITLVLPYVSTAREGVIRLGSLLERYGTYESNGVSISDADEVWYVETIGGHHWIARRVPDDCYAAIPNQLGLDHFDLDEALDESLGDKRDYLCSADLREFIMSNHLDRSMDTTPEHFKHLNPRKIFGTATAKDHIYNTPRAWYMQRCLNPSDDWDSPNARYTPISDDIPWCRVPETKVSVEDMDNVLSSHYEDTPYDPYGRLGTPETRHRYRPIGISRTGHLAIMQIRGYEPETFRSVMWLAFGSQPTTCVAPFYTNVGRTPAYLRETTGEVSTSTLYWTSRLIAVIADAHFDANSNAIEAFREDIASHGHAFVAEADAKLDKTSGVDEARRIMEVANQRMSDYLEARNQQLLGKVLFTSSDLMNNAFALSDRPQ, encoded by the coding sequence ATGCCTTGCACAACTTTACTTGTAGGAAAAAATGCCAGTTACGACGGTTCGACGATGATCGCGCGCGACGATGACAGCGGCCACGGCCGCTACGACCCGAAGCGTCTGGTTGCGGTGCGGCCGGAGGACCAGCCTCGGCATTATCGCAGCGTGCTGAGCCATGTCGAAATCGAGCTTCCGGATAACCCGTGCGCCTATCTCATCGCGCCGAACGCACTGCGCAATCGTGGGATTTTGGCCGAAGCTGGCGTGAGCGTCCGCAATGTTGCCATGAGCGCGACCGAGACCATCGCCGTCAACGAACGCGTACTCGGGGCAGATCCGATGGTGGTGTTGCATACCATTCCCGTTCGCGGTGGTTCGGTGGTTGTCGGTGCTGCCAACGGAGACGGCGTCAACACGGGCCGAGATTCCATTGCTGACACTGGTGCCGATGCGAATGCCAAGCCTTCGGTTGCGGCGTTCTGGGCTTCGGTGGGTGAGCCGAAACCGTATGATTCCGACGTTGCCGACGATATCGCCAATTGTGGTTTGGATGCTTATCTTAACCGTAATTCCGATGGCTCTAGATCTGCAGCTTCTGCGTCATCGGCTAGTGGTGTCGCCTCCGCTACTGATGCTAGGAACGCTGTTACCGGTTCATCCGCTGCTTCTGCTGGGAAAACGACTGCTGGTTCGCTCGCAACTTCCAGCGCCGCTAACTTTGCCGCTTCTGCTTCGTCGTCCGCTAACGTTGTGTCCGCAACTGGCGCTAGTACTGCCGACGTTCGCCGCGAAGTCCCCGGTGGTATCGGCGAGGAAGACCTGATTACGTTGGTCTTGCCATATGTCAGCACCGCCCGCGAAGGTGTAATACGTCTTGGCTCACTGCTGGAGCGTTACGGCACCTACGAATCGAACGGCGTGAGTATTTCCGATGCCGACGAAGTCTGGTACGTCGAGACGATCGGCGGCCACCACTGGATTGCCCGTCGCGTGCCCGACGACTGCTATGCCGCCATTCCCAACCAGCTCGGACTCGACCATTTCGACCTCGACGAAGCGCTCGACGAGAGCCTTGGTGACAAGCGCGATTACCTGTGTTCCGCCGACCTGCGCGAGTTCATCATGAGCAATCACCTCGACCGCAGCATGGACACCACGCCCGAGCATTTCAAGCATCTTAACCCGCGCAAGATTTTCGGCACGGCCACAGCCAAGGACCATATCTACAACACCCCGCGTGCCTGGTACATGCAGCGCTGTCTGAATCCGAGCGACGACTGGGATTCGCCGAACGCCCGCTATACGCCGATTTCCGATGACATTCCTTGGTGCCGCGTGCCCGAGACCAAGGTGAGCGTCGAGGACATGGATAACGTGTTGAGTTCGCATTATGAGGACACGCCTTACGATCCCTACGGCCGCCTCGGTACTCCCGAGACCCGCCACCGCTATCGCCCGATCGGCATCAGCAGAACCGGCCATCTCGCGATTATGCAGATTCGTGGGTACGAGCCCGAAACTTTCCGTTCTGTGATGTGGCTGGCGTTCGGCTCGCAGCCCACCACTTGTGTCGCGCCGTTCTATACCAACGTTGGGCGAACTCCGGCTTACCTTCGCGAGACCACAGGCGAGGTTTCCACCTCGACGCTTTACTGGACCAGCCGCCTCATCGCGGTCATCGCGGACGCGCATTTCGACGCCAACAGCAACGCCATCGAAGCGTTCCGCGAGGACATCGCCAGCCATGGCCATGCCTTCGTCGCCGAAGCCGATGCGAAGCTGGACAAGACATCGGGTGTGGATGAGGCCCGTCGAATTATGGAGGTGGCGAACCAGCGCATGTCCGATTACCTTGAGGCGCGAAATCAGCAACTGCTCGGCAAGGTGCTATTCACCTCGAGCGATTTGATGAACAACGCTTTCGCGCTTTCAGACCGCCCGCAGTGA